The genomic DNA GCAGCGGTCGAGGGCCGATTGGCCAGTTCCCTTCGAAAAATTAAATTCAAAAGGTGGGGGCTCGTAACATAGCCCGGAAACGCTGTAAAGCAGCTTCCTCAAACGCTTTCTTGGCGCTGCAGGACTCGAAGGTACTCGAAATCCCGGCCGGGGGCCGCGACGATGAGAGCCTGAATTCTCCGGTCCCGAACCAGGGCGAGCTGCCTATCATAAAGTCCTTTAATTTCAATAATTTGATTCACCCTTCGCAGCGAAACCCCAGCTTGAACCCGGCGCCGTTCCTCCTCGTCGATCAGCTCGACCTTGGGCCAAGAGGCCAAGAGCTCCTCGATGCTCCACAGCTCGGCCAGGGTCCCCGAGGGGTCTTCCAACACTCGGTCCAAGGTTCGGGCTCGGTCCAAGGTGAAGGGACCGCTGGCGAGGCGCCGCAAGGCGATCACGTGGGCGCCACAGCCCAGCCTTTCGCCAATGTCATGGACCAGTGAGCGGATATAGGTTCCCTTGGAGCAGTTCACCTGAAGGGTGAAGTCCGGCCGACTGAATGATTCCAGCTCCAGACTTTCGAAGTGAACCCGGCGCGACTTCCGCTCAACGCCCTCCCCGCTCCGGGCATAGTCATAGAGCGGACGTCCCCGAAACTTGATCGCCGAGTAAAGGGGGGGCATCTGTTCCTGCGAGCCGAGGAAGCCATGAACCGCGGCTTCGAGCCGAGAAGCTTCGACCCAGGAAGGATCGGCGCGGCGCAGGACCGCACCATCGGCATCGTAGCTGTCGGTCGTCTCGCCAAGGCGGCCGATGACCCGGTAGCTCTTGGTCCCCTCTTCCAAATAAGGGATGATCTTGGTGGCCTCACCCAAGGCGATGGGCAGGACGCCGGTAGCCAAAGGATCCAAGGTGCCGGTATGGCCGAGCTTAGAGACCTTCAAAGCCCGGCGCACCCGGTTGAGCGCCTGTTGCGAAGTCATTCCGCCCGGCTTGTCGAGGATGAGAAGGCCGTCCATGGCGACTCCTGTAGGGGCGACCCTTGCGGTCGCTCTATCTGCTGCGATCGCGATCGCTTTGCCTTGGGCACCCGCAAGGGGTGCCCCTACTCCTTGCCGAAGATGTCGTTGATCTTGTCCTGGATCTCGAAGGACTCATCGTAAAAGAACTCGATCTGAGGCGAAAACTTCATATCGAGCCGCTCGGTCAACAGGTGACGGACATAGCTTGCCGATTTTTCCAGGCCCTTGGCGGCCGCGGCCTTGCGATCCTCGGCGCCGGGCATCGCGTAGTACACCCGGGCCAGCCGCAAATCGGGGCTGACCTTGACGCCGGTGACGGTGGCGCCGTTGACCCGTGGATCGCTCAATTCAAAATGAAGAATTTGGCTCACTTCGCGGCGAATCTCTTCGGCGATGCGCTTGTCTCTTCCGGTTTTCATCTCTCTCACTCGTAATGGATCATGTCCCGCTCCTCGCGGGTGATTTCGCCCAAGTGCATCGCTTGGATCGCGTTCATCGTCCGGGTGATCAGCGAGTCGAGGGTTGCCTCGTCGCCGCCGACCACCGCGAAGCCCATGCTGGCCCGTTGCCACAGATCCTGATTGCCGGTCTCGTTAACCACCACCTTGAGCTGGGATAGGACGCGGTCCTTCAGCTTCCCCAAGGAGTGGCGCTTCTCTTTCAGAGACTGGTTGTAAGGCATGAATAGCTCAAAGGAGCAGACGCCCACGACCATTTCGATTATCCAAGCTTGGTCTTAACCGTCTCCAGCAAATAGCATTCGACGATGTCGCCGACCTTCATATCGTTGAAGCTCTCGAAGCCGAGTCCGCACTCGTAGCCCTTTTCGACTTCCCGGGCGTCGTCCTTGAAGCGCTTCAGCGAGGAGAGCTTGCCCTCGTGGACGATCACGCTGTCGCGCAGCAGCCGAACATTGGAGTTGCGCTGGATCTTGCCGTCGACGACATAGCAGCCGGCGATGTTGCCGACCTTACTGATGTTGAAGACCTCCCGGATCTCGGCCCGGCCCAGATACTTCTCCTTGATGGTCGGCTCGAGCAAGCCTTCCATGGCCTTCTTCACGTCTTCGACCGCGTCGTAGATGACCTGGTAGACCTTGATCTCGACGCCTTCCTGCTCGGAGACCTCGCGGGCCTTGG from bacterium includes the following:
- the truB gene encoding tRNA pseudouridine(55) synthase TruB translates to MDGLLILDKPGGMTSQQALNRVRRALKVSKLGHTGTLDPLATGVLPIALGEATKIIPYLEEGTKSYRVIGRLGETTDSYDADGAVLRRADPSWVEASRLEAAVHGFLGSQEQMPPLYSAIKFRGRPLYDYARSGEGVERKSRRVHFESLELESFSRPDFTLQVNCSKGTYIRSLVHDIGERLGCGAHVIALRRLASGPFTLDRARTLDRVLEDPSGTLAELWSIEELLASWPKVELIDEEERRRVQAGVSLRRVNQIIEIKGLYDRQLALVRDRRIQALIVAAPGRDFEYLRVLQRQESV
- the rbfA gene encoding 30S ribosome-binding factor RbfA, whose amino-acid sequence is MKTGRDKRIAEEIRREVSQILHFELSDPRVNGATVTGVKVSPDLRLARVYYAMPGAEDRKAAAAKGLEKSASYVRHLLTERLDMKFSPQIEFFYDESFEIQDKINDIFGKE
- a CDS encoding DUF503 domain-containing protein, coding for MVVGVCSFELFMPYNQSLKEKRHSLGKLKDRVLSQLKVVVNETGNQDLWQRASMGFAVVGGDEATLDSLITRTMNAIQAMHLGEITREERDMIHYE